One genomic segment of Oncorhynchus kisutch isolate 150728-3 linkage group LG15, Okis_V2, whole genome shotgun sequence includes these proteins:
- the LOC109905603 gene encoding uncharacterized protein LOC109905603 isoform X3, which translates to MASSSEFEHDDLESDDFQKETRKCFQKMIQIKNNRFLVVDEDVLKFKERNKEQCKADDCRFNIQQYKNNDISKASGIAVILSVTSPCKQTYMVCCKNGDQKGVSAKPLEQPLPDQIGCSKHEAVFFMEVIPGTSQYRFKSSLRTSSYLSFEAGPDAELIKLVLREVPQDVVDENTIMRLQPC; encoded by the exons ATGGCAAGCAGCTCCGAAT TTGAACACGACG ATTTAGAGTCGGATGATTTTCAAAAGGAGACTAGAAAATGCTTCCAAAAAATGATCCAAATCAAGAACAACCGATTCCTGGTTGTAGATGAAGACGTTCTCAAGTTTAAAGAGCGGAATAAGGAGCAATGCAAAGCAG ATGATTGCCGGTTCAATATCCAACAAtataaaaacaatgacatttccaAGGCCAGTGGAATTGCTGTTATTCTCTCTGTGACATCACCTTGTAAGCAAACGTACATGGTGTGCTGCAAGAATGGGGACCAAAAAGGAGTTTCTGCTAAACCACTG GAGCAACCTTTGCCTGACCAAATTGGCTGCTCAAAACATGAGGCTGTGTTCTTCATGGAAGTAATTCCTGGTACATCTCAGTACAGATTTAAGTCATCGCTGCGGACTAGTTCATACTTGAGCTTTGAGGCTGGACCAGATGCAGAGCTCATAAAGTTAGTTCTCAGGGAGGTGCCTCAGGATGTTGTGGATGAGAACACTATTATGCGCTTACAGCCATGTTGA
- the LOC109905603 gene encoding uncharacterized protein LOC109905603 isoform X1 translates to MASSSECKCVEFAVVDKEDIFFQVEHDDLESDDFQKETRKCFQKMIQIKNNRFLVVDEDVLKFKERNKEQCKADDCRFNIQQYKNNDISKASGIAVILSVTSPCKQTYMVCCKNGDQKGVSAKPLEQPLPDQIGCSKHEAVFFMEVIPGTSQYRFKSSLRTSSYLSFEAGPDAELIKLVLREVPQDVVDENTIMRLQPC, encoded by the exons ATGGCAAGCAGCTCCGAATGTAAGTGTGTTGAGTTTGCGGTAGTAGACAAGGAGGACATCTTTTTTCAAG TTGAACACGACG ATTTAGAGTCGGATGATTTTCAAAAGGAGACTAGAAAATGCTTCCAAAAAATGATCCAAATCAAGAACAACCGATTCCTGGTTGTAGATGAAGACGTTCTCAAGTTTAAAGAGCGGAATAAGGAGCAATGCAAAGCAG ATGATTGCCGGTTCAATATCCAACAAtataaaaacaatgacatttccaAGGCCAGTGGAATTGCTGTTATTCTCTCTGTGACATCACCTTGTAAGCAAACGTACATGGTGTGCTGCAAGAATGGGGACCAAAAAGGAGTTTCTGCTAAACCACTG GAGCAACCTTTGCCTGACCAAATTGGCTGCTCAAAACATGAGGCTGTGTTCTTCATGGAAGTAATTCCTGGTACATCTCAGTACAGATTTAAGTCATCGCTGCGGACTAGTTCATACTTGAGCTTTGAGGCTGGACCAGATGCAGAGCTCATAAAGTTAGTTCTCAGGGAGGTGCCTCAGGATGTTGTGGATGAGAACACTATTATGCGCTTACAGCCATGTTGA
- the LOC109905603 gene encoding uncharacterized protein LOC109905603 isoform X2: MFKALSEMSPSAPCVFVFSSCYLCGLIPCKVEHDDLESDDFQKETRKCFQKMIQIKNNRFLVVDEDVLKFKERNKEQCKADDCRFNIQQYKNNDISKASGIAVILSVTSPCKQTYMVCCKNGDQKGVSAKPLEQPLPDQIGCSKHEAVFFMEVIPGTSQYRFKSSLRTSSYLSFEAGPDAELIKLVLREVPQDVVDENTIMRLQPC, from the exons ATGTTCAAAGCTTTGTCAGAGATGTCACCCTCTGCTCCTTGTGTCTTTGTGTTTTCTTCATGTTATCTGTGTGGACTGATTCCCTGTAAAGTTGAACACGACG ATTTAGAGTCGGATGATTTTCAAAAGGAGACTAGAAAATGCTTCCAAAAAATGATCCAAATCAAGAACAACCGATTCCTGGTTGTAGATGAAGACGTTCTCAAGTTTAAAGAGCGGAATAAGGAGCAATGCAAAGCAG ATGATTGCCGGTTCAATATCCAACAAtataaaaacaatgacatttccaAGGCCAGTGGAATTGCTGTTATTCTCTCTGTGACATCACCTTGTAAGCAAACGTACATGGTGTGCTGCAAGAATGGGGACCAAAAAGGAGTTTCTGCTAAACCACTG GAGCAACCTTTGCCTGACCAAATTGGCTGCTCAAAACATGAGGCTGTGTTCTTCATGGAAGTAATTCCTGGTACATCTCAGTACAGATTTAAGTCATCGCTGCGGACTAGTTCATACTTGAGCTTTGAGGCTGGACCAGATGCAGAGCTCATAAAGTTAGTTCTCAGGGAGGTGCCTCAGGATGTTGTGGATGAGAACACTATTATGCGCTTACAGCCATGTTGA